Genomic segment of Candidatus Bathyarchaeota archaeon:
GATAATATCAGAGAAGGTTGGAAAGATTGATGGGATCAGGAGGATCTGCCCCTCGATAGTCCTTGAAAGGTTCAAGAACTAGTAGACAGGGCCGATCCGCCTATATGCCTCCCCGAGCTTCCTCCAATCTTCTGGGCTCAGCCTCCAACCCACTGCTCCCAAATTCTCCTTAAGGTGCTCGATCTTTGAGGCCTTAGGTATGGCAACAATCCAATCTTGGAAGATCAGCCAGTTCAAAGCAATCTGCCCAGGGGTCTTCCCATATTTTTCAGCCATCTCGTCAAGCATCGGGCTGCCCGGCATGGCTAATCGACCTTTAGCCAGAGGGGTGTAGGCTATGAGCATTATCCCCTCCCTTTGACAGTAGGGTAGGAGGTTTTCCCTGGGCCCTTGTTCTAGGAGATTGTACTCAACCTGGTCTGCCACGAGGCGGTGCTCCTTTAAATAAGATTGGGCCTCCTCGAGCAGGGGCCGGCCAAAGTTGCTGACCCCTATGAACCTAGTGTATCCCTCCTCCGCACAGAGTTCCATCGCCCTCATCGTCTCTTTTAGGGGGACCTTGGGGTTTGGCCAGTGGACTAGGTAGAGGTCGACATAATCTAAGCCTAGGCGTCTTAAACTTCCCTTAATGGCCGAGATAACATCATCATACCTAAGATGGGTGCGCCAGACCTTAGTGGTTATGAAAAGCTCATCCCTGTCGTACGGTTTGATCGCCTCCCCAACAACCTCCTCACAGTGTCCTCCGCCATACATCTCAGCCGTATCTATATGGGTCATTCCAAGCTCGATGCCAGCCCTAAGGGAGGCGATATTCTCATCATCTCCAGATGGATCTGGCGTCTCCCATCCTCCGATCCCCCATGTGCCGAGGCCTAACACTGGTATCTTCACGCCTTTAGCGAGCTCTTTGTACTCCATGACGCCATATACCTAAATCCTAGAAGGGATAAAAGGTTTTAATACTCAAGCCTCTTTAGGCCGAGACGACTATCTGATCTAAGACCTCGCCGACAGGTAGAAGATAAAACTAAGGATAATCGAATTCTATCTTATTCATGATATCAAGAATTAATATGGTAAATCATAAAATTCGATTTAATTCAAACTTTAAAGATGTTTTTCGATAAACTAACATCTTATAAGTCCCGCCACCAAAATATCCCTAAATAGGGATCATCTTTGAAGCTCCTAGAATACGAGGCTAAAGATGTCTTCAGAGGCTTCGGGATCCCTGTCCCCCGGGGGAAAGTTGCTGAGAGCGCTGAGGGGGCCGTAAGGGCAGCGGAGATGATAGGAGGCCAAGTCGTCGTAAAGGCTCAGGTACCAGTGGGTGGAAGAGGGAAGGCGGGTGGAATACTCGTAGCCGAGACCCCGGAGAGGGCTGGGGAGGCCGCAGCGAGGCTCCTGGCGAGCGAGGTTAGGGGGATAAAGGTCAGGAGGGTTTTGGTGGAGGAGAGGCTCAAGATAGAGAAGGAGTTCTATCTCGGCCTCACGGTTGATAGGAGACATAGAACCTATGTAATCCTAGCTTCTAGCGAGGGAGGGGTGGATATAGAGGAGGTTGCCAGTAGGACCCCTGAGAAGATCATTAGACAGGCAGTAGACCCCCTTGAGGGATTCAGGCCCCACCATGCCCGATGGGTAGCAAAGAGGCTTGGATTCTCCGGAGGCTTGATGATGAAGCTCTCAGAGATCGCCACGAAGCTCTACAATTTGGGTGTCGAAGCCGATGCAGAGCTCGCAGAGATCAACCCCCTAGCCCTGGTGGGTGAGGGCTTCGTGGCCGCTGATGCAAGGCTGAACATCGACGACAACGCACTATTCCGCCATGGAGACCTCCTTCAAAGATATGGGGAAGGGGAACTGGAGGGTTTATCGGAGGTGGAGAGGGAGGCTAGGAGGCTAGGGCTGACCTATGTCGAACTCGATGGAAATATAGGGATTATTGGCAACGGGGCTGGCTTGACCATGGCGACCCTGGACACAGTCACCCTCTACGGTGGAAAGCCAGGGAACTTCCTAGACTTGGGGGGAGGAACCCCTCCTGAGAGGGTTGAGCAAGCTGTATCACTCCTCCTCAATAACAAGAAGATGGGGGTACTGCTCGTCAATATACTTGGAGGTATAACGCGATGCGACGAGATAGCCAGGGGCATCGTTAACGCCCGGCTCAAGGCCGAGGTCGTGAAGCCTATTGTAGTCCGGCTCTCCGGAACCAATGAGGAGGAGGGCATTCGCATACTGAGGGAGGCAGGTATTGAGGTCATGGGGACTATGGAGGAGGCTGCTGAAAGGTCAGTTACTCTTGCAGGTGGAAGATGAATATGGCGAGGTTTGTAGATAGGGGGACAAGGGTTCTCGTACAGGGGATCACTGGAACTCAGGGGAGGTTCCATACCAGGTTGATGCTTGAGTACGGCACGAAGATAGTGGCCGGAGTTACTCCCGGTAGGGGGGGAGGGAGGATTGAGGGGGTACCCGTATTCGACACGGTCTTCGAGGCCCTTGAGGAGGCCGACCCAGAAGCCTCCATAATATTTGTGCCAGCTCCCCAGGCGAAGGAGGCGGTACTGGAGGCGATAGAGGCGGGTCTAAACCCCATCGTCGTAATCACGGAGGGGGTGCCGATTAAGGACTCCATCGAGGTCATAGCGAGGGCTAGGAGGAGGGGAATCACCATAATAGGGCCAAACACCCCAGGAATAATCAGGGTTGGGGAGTGTAAGCTCGGCATTATGCCCTCAGGGGTCTTCAAGAAAGGGCCGGTGGGGATCGTTTCAAGGAGTGGGACCCTAACATACGAGGTGGCCGCCCAGATCTCAAGGGCAGGCCTTGGAGAATCAACATGTATCGGGATAGGGGGAGACCCGATCGTAGGCCTCGACTTCGTAGACGTTTTAAGATGGTTCCAGGAGGACAGCGAGACAGAGGCGGCCGTGCTCATAGGAGAGATAGGTGGAGATGCGGAGGAGAGGGCAGCTGAGTTCATATCTGGAGGAGGCTTCACCAAGCCGACGGTGGCCTACGTAGCCGGAAGGACGGCGATTCCAGGTAGGAGGATGGGGCATGCAGGGGCCATAGTGGAGGGGGGCATGGGAACGGCGGAGGGTAAGATCGAGGCCCTAAGGTCAGCAGGGGTACACGTGGGGCTCCTCCCAGGAGATATACCAAAGGCCCTTATGAAGATAATAGGATAGGCGTCAGCTTTAAGAGGGCTCTATAAGGCTGAGAAGTTCCTCAAGCACCCTGTATGTGATACCCCAGATGACCTCCCCGTTTACAATATAGGCTGGCGATACCCCTCCCCGAACCTTAGCCATCCCCCTCGACTTCTTAAGAGTATCAATAGGAACCCACATATGGGAGCATAGCTCATGGCTTAATTCAACCCTCGGCCTACTGTTGGAGAGGAAGACGAATGGCTGAACGATCATTCCGGCATCCGTCTCGGAGGCTACGGGGTTCAATGACCCTAAAAGCCTATGCTCCCTGAGGTCTATCCTAGTCTCCTCGAGGGTCTCCCTCAGGGCTGTCTCCAGAAGATCGTTATCCGTGGGACGGCGTCTACCCCCAGGAAAGGCAATGTCACCGGACCAAGGGTCCAATGGGTTGGAGGCCCGCTTTACAAGTAATACCTCTAATCCCTCTACCGGCCTGCTTAGGAGCACCGCTACCGCAGCCCTGGCCTTGGGATCCTCTATCCTCCTCAGACGACCCTCAAAGGCTTCTATGGAGCCCAACCTCCAGATCCATTTATTCGTATCCAACTTATCTTAATTTCGCAATTCCATAATAAGGGAAGGTGAGATGCCAAATCCTCAAACTCTTCGGCGACATAGGGACGAGTTCTTAGGCTACAATGTTAAGAGTGGCTTCATGAACAAAATTTAGCTCGCAAGATTTCACAACTGGAAAAGGATTATCTAGTTTTTACAGAGCTTTATGAAGCGTTATGAACTTCAATCCAGCCAAATTGAAGTTCATGATTCGTTTTCTCCTGAGATTTCGCGTCGACTACCCACCGTTTGAGCTGGAAAGTAGCGTTTATAAACGGCGATTCGCTTGGGCGGGCTAGGCCTAAAACGGGGTGGTGAACTTGATTATTGAGATCCTTTTGTCCGTCACCACAGTCAGTCTGGTTTCCCTGATTGGGATCCTCTTCGTTGGCGTCGGGGAATCGATGATGAAGAGGTTAACCACCGCGCTGTTGGGCTTCGCAACGGGCGCCCTGATAGGCGGGGCTCTCCTGCATATGTTACCTGAGGCCTTAGAGGAATGCGGCCCATCAGCTTTTCAGTATACCGCTCTTGGTATCGTGTCTTTCTTCATCATGGAAAAGTTCCTATACTGGCGCCACTGCCATGATGGTGAATGCCCCATCCACTCCTTCGTCTACCTAAACCTCCTTGGGGACGGCCTCCACAACCTAATAGATGGCATGATAATAGCGGCCAGCTTCCTCCACTCTTACGAACTCGGCGTTACTGCAACCCTAGCCGTAATCCTCCACGAGATCCCTCAAGAGCTGGGAGATTTCGGAGTGTTGATATATGGGGGCCTAAGTAAGAGTAGAGCCCTCTTGCTCAACTTCATCTCCGCCATAACCGCTGTGTTAGGCTCCCTCATCGCCTACTACACGGCATTCCATGTACAAGAAGCAATACTCAACTTGATACCCTTCGCAGCGGGGGGCTTCCTATACATCGCCTCGACCGACCTGATGCCTGAACTCCACAAGAGATCCTCACCAAAGGACTCTATCAATCAACTGATAATGGTATTATTTGGATTATCTGTTATAATATTCCTGAAGAACCTCTTAACAAAAATTTGAAGTCAGGCCCCATAATAAAATGATAATTCATATATGATGAATATAAAAATAATTTTTGGATTGTTTTTCTGAT
This window contains:
- a CDS encoding aldo/keto reductase codes for the protein MEYKELAKGVKIPVLGLGTWGIGGWETPDPSGDDENIASLRAGIELGMTHIDTAEMYGGGHCEEVVGEAIKPYDRDELFITTKVWRTHLRYDDVISAIKGSLRRLGLDYVDLYLVHWPNPKVPLKETMRAMELCAEEGYTRFIGVSNFGRPLLEEAQSYLKEHRLVADQVEYNLLEQGPRENLLPYCQREGIMLIAYTPLAKGRLAMPGSPMLDEMAEKYGKTPGQIALNWLIFQDWIVAIPKASKIEHLKENLGAVGWRLSPEDWRKLGEAYRRIGPVY
- the sucC gene encoding ADP-forming succinate--CoA ligase subunit beta — protein: MKLLEYEAKDVFRGFGIPVPRGKVAESAEGAVRAAEMIGGQVVVKAQVPVGGRGKAGGILVAETPERAGEAAARLLASEVRGIKVRRVLVEERLKIEKEFYLGLTVDRRHRTYVILASSEGGVDIEEVASRTPEKIIRQAVDPLEGFRPHHARWVAKRLGFSGGLMMKLSEIATKLYNLGVEADAELAEINPLALVGEGFVAADARLNIDDNALFRHGDLLQRYGEGELEGLSEVEREARRLGLTYVELDGNIGIIGNGAGLTMATLDTVTLYGGKPGNFLDLGGGTPPERVEQAVSLLLNNKKMGVLLVNILGGITRCDEIARGIVNARLKAEVVKPIVVRLSGTNEEEGIRILREAGIEVMGTMEEAAERSVTLAGGR
- the sucD gene encoding succinate--CoA ligase subunit alpha → MARFVDRGTRVLVQGITGTQGRFHTRLMLEYGTKIVAGVTPGRGGGRIEGVPVFDTVFEALEEADPEASIIFVPAPQAKEAVLEAIEAGLNPIVVITEGVPIKDSIEVIARARRRGITIIGPNTPGIIRVGECKLGIMPSGVFKKGPVGIVSRSGTLTYEVAAQISRAGLGESTCIGIGGDPIVGLDFVDVLRWFQEDSETEAAVLIGEIGGDAEERAAEFISGGGFTKPTVAYVAGRTAIPGRRMGHAGAIVEGGMGTAEGKIEALRSAGVHVGLLPGDIPKALMKIIG
- a CDS encoding CoA pyrophosphatase; translated protein: MGSIEAFEGRLRRIEDPKARAAVAVLLSRPVEGLEVLLVKRASNPLDPWSGDIAFPGGRRRPTDNDLLETALRETLEETRIDLREHRLLGSLNPVASETDAGMIVQPFVFLSNSRPRVELSHELCSHMWVPIDTLKKSRGMAKVRGGVSPAYIVNGEVIWGITYRVLEELLSLIEPS
- a CDS encoding ZIP family metal transporter, with amino-acid sequence MNLIIEILLSVTTVSLVSLIGILFVGVGESMMKRLTTALLGFATGALIGGALLHMLPEALEECGPSAFQYTALGIVSFFIMEKFLYWRHCHDGECPIHSFVYLNLLGDGLHNLIDGMIIAASFLHSYELGVTATLAVILHEIPQELGDFGVLIYGGLSKSRALLLNFISAITAVLGSLIAYYTAFHVQEAILNLIPFAAGGFLYIASTDLMPELHKRSSPKDSINQLIMVLFGLSVIIFLKNLLTKI